GGCTTCCGGGTGACCGGCGTAAGCTTCCTGGATGCCCCGCCGGCGGCACCGGCCGCGCAGGGACCAGTGGTCGCGATGCGCTAGGGGGCGGGCGTGGGGGACCGGCCCGGTGCGGGCGGCCGCGGGCGGGGTGCCCAGGCGCTGTCGGGGCTGCAGGGCGGTGATCTCGTGTGGGTGCGGCGGCCGCCCTGGGCGTTCCGCTGCGGGCGGCGGAGCGCTTCCGCCGGGTGGCGCGGGACATCGCGCGAAGGCTCCGCACGGGCGGGGCGGAGGCGCGGCCCGATGCCTTCATCGGGTCGTGCTCAGACGACCTTCAGCCAGAGGGCGCTGCCAGGGTTGCGGAGGTAGACCGGGCTCACGGCCCGCACCTCCTCCGCCCGCCTGTCGGCGAAGAAGCTGCCCCAGAAGAGGACCTTGTAGCGGGTGCTGTCCATGAGGAGGGCGCGCACGCCGTAGACCTCGTTCCAGCTGTAGTTCTTCGAGAAGATCTGCTTGTCCGAGTACTCGAAGGGGTAGCGGCAGTCGTGGAAGTGGACGACCACGCCGGGCTTCAGCGCGGGGAGGATGTGGAAGAGCTCGTAGTGGACGTCGCTGCCGGTCTTGAGGACGTGGGTGGAGTCGATGAAGAGGACGTCGTTCGGCGCGAGCGACGAGAAGATGTCGAGCGGCATGCCCTGCACGCCGCGCTCGTGGATCGTGACCTTCCGGTCGTCCCCGGGCCGCAGCAGGCCGCGCAGCCGGGCGGGGTAGGGCTCGATGCAGGTGAGGTGGAATGCCTCCAGCCCGGCATGCTCGGCGGCGTCCAGCATGCAGGCGGATGAGTAGCCCGACCCGATCTCGACCACGCGGCGCGGCCGGAGGTGGTTGATCATGGCGCGCGCCGTGATGCCGTCGCCGTAGCTGTAGGGGCCGCCCCGGTAGGAGTAGCGGTTCTCCGGCACCGGCTCGTCGGTGAAGGGGGTGGAGGCGATGAAGGCGGCGTTGCCCTGCCAGAAGGCCGACATGGCCTCGAGGTCCAGCGGGATGCCGGGCAGCCCCGCCAGGCCGGCGCGGCGGCTCATCCGCACGTAGTCCCCTACCTCGTCCGGGTTCACCACGGGGGAGAAGAAGTGGCCGGCGGGGTACTTCACGCGGACGCCGCCGGCGTTGCGGAAGCGGGCGCTCCCGACGAGCTTGCGGAGGAAATCCCGGCCGTCCCGCGACCCGTCCAGCACGCCGTTCCAGATCTCCATGTCGCGCGGCGCGGGGGTGCGGCCGAGGACGCGGAGCAGGAGGTGCCAGAGCGGCACCTGATCCGCCGGGATGTCGTCGGGGACGGCGGGCAGCCGGTTCCCGGTCCCGCCCTGCTCGGCGCCCTGGTCTTCTTCCGGCATCTGCCTCAACTGCGCGCGGACCGGCGGGACGGTAGGGCTGGCCCCGGGGAGTGTCAAAGCGGCCGCCCCCTCCGGGCGGCCGCGTCGCGCGGTCGCGTCAGGCGGCGCGCGACGTCTCCAGCGCCTTCCAGACCACCTCGGGCGTCGCGGGCATGTCGAGGTGGGTGATGCCGTCCGGGGAGAGGGCGTCCACCAGCGCGTTCATCAGCGCGGGCGGGGATCCCACGGCGCCCGCCTCGCCCGCGCCCTTCACGCCGAGCGGGTTGGTCAGGCAGGGGACGGAGACGAACTCCACCTCGATCGGGGGAAGGTCGCCGGCGCGCGGCAGGGCGTAGTCCATGAAGGAGGCGGAGAGGAGCTGGCCGCTCTCCGGGTCGTAGGCGGTGCGCTCCAGCATCGCCTGGCCGATGCCCTGGGCGACGCCGCCATGGACCTGGCCGCGGACGATGAGGGGGTTGAGGGCGTGGCCCACATCGTCCGTCACGACGTAGCGGGGGATGGAGATGATGCCGGTCTCCGGGTCCACCTCCACCTCGGCGACGTGGCAGCCATTGGGGAAGGTATGGCTGGGGATGGCGGCGACCTCGGCCGCGTCCAGCACCGTGGCCGCCTCGCCGCGCGCGGCGCGCTCCCGCTGGGTGCGGGCGAGGTCGAGGATGCCGATGGCGCGGTCCGTGCCGGCGATGGCGAAGCGGCCATCCGCGAACTCGATGTCGGCGGGGGAGGCCTCCAGGGCCTCGGAGGCGGCCTGCCGGCCGCGCTCGATCACGGTGGCGGTGGTGGCGAGGAGGGCGGTTCCCTCCGAGTAGAGGGAGCGGGCGCCGCCGGTGCCGCCGCCGGTGGGGATCTCGTCCGAATCGCCCTGGATGACGCGGATCTTCTCCACGGGGATGCCGAGCTCGTGGGCGGTGATCATGACGTAGGCGGTCTCGTGGCCCTGGCCGGTGGACTGGGTGCCGACGAGGACCTCGACGCCGCCATCGGCCGCGAAGCGGACCTCCGCGCGCTCGCTGTCGGAGCCGCCGGTGGCCTCCAGGTAGTAGGCGAGGCCGATGCCGCGGCGCTTGCCGGCCGCGAGCGAGGCGGCGCGGCGGGCGGGGAAGCCGTCCCAGTCCATGAGCGCGAGGGCGTGGTCCATCACCTGCGCGAACTCGCCGGAATCGTAGGTCTGACCGACGGGGGTGGTGTGCGGCATGGCGGAGGAGGGCACCATGTTGCGGCGGCGCAGCTCCACGCGGTCGATCCCCGTCTCGCGCGCGGCGGCGTCGATCAGGCGCTCCACGACGTAGTTGGATTCGGGGCGGCCGGCGCCGCGATAGGCATCGACGGGCGTGGTGTTGGTGACGACGCCGATGACGTTCGCGTGGATGGCCCGGAAGCCGTAGACGCTGGCGAGGACCTTCGTGCCGGCGGCGGTGGGGATGTAGGGGCCGTAGGTGGAGAGGTAGGCGCCCATGTTGGCGATGTTCTTCGTGCGCATCGCCAGGAACTTGCCGTCCGCGTCCAGCGCGAGCTGGCCGGTGGTGATGTTGTCGCGGCCGTGGGTGTCGGAGAGGAAGGCCTCTGTCCGCTCGCTGGTCCAGCGCACGGGGCGGCCGAGGCGGCGGGCGGCCATCATGCAGAGGGCGTATTCCGGGTAGGTGAAGATCTTCATCCCGAAGCCGCCGCCGACGTCGTGGGTGACGACGCGGAGCTTCTCCTTGGGGATGTTGAAGACGCCGGCGAGGGTGCTCTTCAGCGCCCAGCTGCCCTGGGTGCCGGCGTGCAGGGTGAAGCGGTCGTAGCCCTCGTCGTACTCCGCAACGGCGGCGCGGCCCTCCATGGAGGCGACGACGATGCGGTTGTTGACGATGCGGACGGTGGTGACGTGCGCGGCGCCCGCGAAGAGGCGGTCCGTCTCCTCGCGGTTGCCGGTCTCCCAGTCAAAGACGGTGTTGTTCGCCACCTCCGGCCAGACCTGGGGCTGGCCGGGGTCGGTGGCGGTGGCGAGATCTGTCACGGAGGGGAGGGTCTCGTACTCCACCTCGATCGCCTCCGCCGCGTCGCGGGCGGCGGCGTGGGATTCGGCGACGATGAAGGCCACGGGGTCGCCGACATGGCGCACCACGCCCTGGGCGAGGGCGCCGCGCGGGGTGTTGCCGCGTGGGGAGCCGTCCCGGTTTTTCATGGGGATGGCG
This genomic window from Pararoseomonas sp. SCSIO 73927 contains:
- a CDS encoding class I SAM-dependent methyltransferase: MPEEDQGAEQGGTGNRLPAVPDDIPADQVPLWHLLLRVLGRTPAPRDMEIWNGVLDGSRDGRDFLRKLVGSARFRNAGGVRVKYPAGHFFSPVVNPDEVGDYVRMSRRAGLAGLPGIPLDLEAMSAFWQGNAAFIASTPFTDEPVPENRYSYRGGPYSYGDGITARAMINHLRPRRVVEIGSGYSSACMLDAAEHAGLEAFHLTCIEPYPARLRGLLRPGDDRKVTIHERGVQGMPLDIFSSLAPNDVLFIDSTHVLKTGSDVHYELFHILPALKPGVVVHFHDCRYPFEYSDKQIFSKNYSWNEVYGVRALLMDSTRYKVLFWGSFFADRRAEEVRAVSPVYLRNPGSALWLKVV
- a CDS encoding xanthine dehydrogenase family protein molybdopterin-binding subunit, with amino-acid sequence MAKFGLSQSLRRVEDPRLLRGGGRYTDDLVPQGVAAGAAISHILRSPHAHARILSIGTEAAKAVPGVLAVLTGEDWAAEGLNEIPCAIPMKNRDGSPRGNTPRGALAQGVVRHVGDPVAFIVAESHAAARDAAEAIEVEYETLPSVTDLATATDPGQPQVWPEVANNTVFDWETGNREETDRLFAGAAHVTTVRIVNNRIVVASMEGRAAVAEYDEGYDRFTLHAGTQGSWALKSTLAGVFNIPKEKLRVVTHDVGGGFGMKIFTYPEYALCMMAARRLGRPVRWTSERTEAFLSDTHGRDNITTGQLALDADGKFLAMRTKNIANMGAYLSTYGPYIPTAAGTKVLASVYGFRAIHANVIGVVTNTTPVDAYRGAGRPESNYVVERLIDAAARETGIDRVELRRRNMVPSSAMPHTTPVGQTYDSGEFAQVMDHALALMDWDGFPARRAASLAAGKRRGIGLAYYLEATGGSDSERAEVRFAADGGVEVLVGTQSTGQGHETAYVMITAHELGIPVEKIRVIQGDSDEIPTGGGTGGARSLYSEGTALLATTATVIERGRQAASEALEASPADIEFADGRFAIAGTDRAIGILDLARTQRERAARGEAATVLDAAEVAAIPSHTFPNGCHVAEVEVDPETGIISIPRYVVTDDVGHALNPLIVRGQVHGGVAQGIGQAMLERTAYDPESGQLLSASFMDYALPRAGDLPPIEVEFVSVPCLTNPLGVKGAGEAGAVGSPPALMNALVDALSPDGITHLDMPATPEVVWKALETSRAA